The Bacillus sp. Bos-x628 genome segment CATTAGTACAAACATCGTATTATCGTATAGCCCTTCCTCTTTCATCCGCTCGAAGAAGGTCTTAACGGCTTCATCCTGATAGCGGACAGTGGTCACATAACGGTTTACAATCGCACTAGAAGAGTCATATTCATCTATAAACTGGTCCTTTCGATTAATTTCAAATGGAAAATGATTTGTCAGGGTAATAAACGTGCTGTAATAAGGGGCCTTCAGTTTTTTTAAATAATCAATGGATTGATCAAAGAATGCCATATCCTTTAAGCCCCAGCCAGTGGAATTCCGATCATTAACATCAAAAGAATCAACATCATAAAAACGATCAATGCCAAGCGATTGATACATAACATCACGATTCCAAAAGGTCTTATGATTCGCATGAAATTGAACCGATTGGTAGCTCTCTTTTTTCAATTGTTTGTATAAAGTATCAAATTGATTGTCGCTTGCTGTGAAAAAAACAGCGCCGCTGCTAGATGGATAGAGGGAATTTGCGACAATGAACTCTGAGTCCGACGTCTTTCCTTGCTCTGTCTGTTGATAAAATTCATCAAAGTAAAAGCTCTTTTTGGTAAGTTGATTGAGAAAGGGCGTGATTTCTTGACCGTTCACCTTTTGGTCAATGACAAAGTGTTGTGTCGATTCAAGAGAAATGAAAACGACGTTCTTGCCTTTAGCCAGTCCAAAATAGTCTTTGTTTGGTGCACTGTAATCAGCCTTTGTGTAGTTCGCAACTGTTGAAAGGGTATCTTCATCTGCAAAGGCCTTTTGTCCAATTCGCGCTGTTTGTGCAAAGGCGTCATACATGTGGAATTGGAAAAGACCTAGGTTCCGAACAATGACTTCTCGATCATAAGAGCTTGTGAGAAATCGCGGATGGTCCATCAGGGCTGAACTGATATGAAAAAGCAAAAATGTGAAGCAAATCGCATAGTACGTTTTGATTGTTTGAAAAGAAGCTTTTGGTGTTAACGGCTTACGCTTTAACAGCCAAGCCAAGATTGCAAAATCAATCAGCATTAGTAAAAAGAGCGGGTGGAACAATTCAGTCATACTGCTGCCCATATCCCCCATATTCTTTGCCTGAAATAACACAGGAATGGTAATGAAATCGATATAAAAACCGTAGAAAATCGTATTACTTATCAAGATTGCGGTGAGAACAAAATTTGTCGTCAATAAAAAAACCTTTTGTTTGGCATCATTCAAAAAAAGTGCAATACCAAACAAAGGAAGCAAAAAGCTTAGCGGATTGATGAGCAGCAGCCATTCATGAAACAAGTTGGCTGTTCGTATATGAAATCCGAATTGATAAATGATATATGTTTTCATCCACATGAAGAGGATGGAGTACACTAAAAACCAGTGATCTTTGAAAAACGCTTTCATGTATGTAGCTCCTCACCATTCTGTATTCAGCTCAAGGCAAAAACACTTATCTTAAAACTACTAAAAAAATGAGGAATGATCAATTCATATCCTGCCTTTTTTCATTCTCTTAGAACTGAAATGGGACGGGTAATCCGCAAATGACGGCGATATAATAGCAAGTGACAATTGTGAGGGCAGCTAGGACGACTTGTTCACCTGTACTGCCTGTTTTGACATAAAAGGGGAGACGTACTTTTATCGTAGCCGGAAATAAGAATTTAATACCATTCACTGTTCCTGCATCAAGTAAAAGGTGACTCGCTATGCCGACAAGTAAACCGAATTGTAGACTGTCATTTGGAATGTATGTGGTCGCAATCAAATAAATGATCAGCATAAATAATAAACTGTGTGTAAAGGTTCGATGACCGAAAACACTAGAAATCAATGTTGAAAATAGCGGGAATTTCCTACCAATTTTACTTTTCGTATGACAAAGATCAGGGATAAGAGCACCTACTGATCCAGCAGCAGTCATGGTGATAGGATCATATCCATAGTAGTAGGCGGCGGCTGAGCAGGCGGCAACTCCGCCCATGATATGTGTTTTTCCTGTCATGATGCGTACTCCTGTTCTATCTGTAGTTCAAGTATTCACTATATCAAGCGTGAATTCATTCAGCAAGGCTTATTTTTAAAGAAAGAAGGTTAAAATCTTTGGCGGATGAGAAAAACACTCTATAATAAGAATGAAGTCATTATGACATTAACGATAAGGATGCGATTCGGATGAGTAATGCAGACATTTTAAAAGAAATTGTTCTCGTACATTATGAAGTCAGCCGTAAGTTAAACCGTAAGTTACTTGAGTTAGAAAAAGATATCACACCTCCGCAAATTTATGCCCTCTCTATTTTGATTCAAGGCAAAGTTTCTCATGCCGAAGAGCTGAAACAAAGGCTCTCTTTGAATCCAGGTGCAGCCTCTATTGCACTCAATAAATTATCTGAACAGGGATACATTCAAAGAGAACGGGACAAGCATGACCATTCACTTGTCCGTTTAGAAGCCACTGAAAAAGGCTTAGCCATTTACGAAAAGCATACACGTGTTTTTGGCAAAGTGATTCAGCATATGATGTCAGACTTCACAGAGGAAGACTTAAAGACCTTTCTTCAATACTTGCAAAAAATGAGAAAAACCTTTCAGGATGAATGATGAGTATGCCCCTTTGTATAATGCATGACCCAGTAGCACAAATTAAACAGGCAATGGGATATTATGAAAAGGGGTGAAGCAGTGATGTCATTTTTCCAAAAGGATAAAAAGGCGAAAAGTGAAAAAGATCATCAGCAAGTTGATCAGCTGTTAGAAGAAGCAAGCAAAGAACTAGCAGGCGATCCTTTGCAAGAAGCTGTACAAAAGAAGAAAAACAAGCATCAATAAGGAAAAAGGGCGGAGAAAAAGTTCTCTGTCCTTTTTTCTATGATTTTCCCTTTGACAGATATGAGAATGTTTGATAATCTTCGTGTAGTAAAAAGTGAATAGAAATCCTCACGCTATGTCTCAGTGAGGTAGAGGTTGCGCGGATGATGAGTCACACATGGGAGAGATGGAATCGTTGATCATGTGAAAAAAGGCATCAGCGCCGAAGTGTAGAGAGAGCTCCAACTTTCTTTATGCTGGGTCTGCATTGAATAAATGCAGGACTGCCACGTCTAAATAGCGTGGAGGGCTATCCGGAGATCAAGGTGTATGTTTTGAAAAGCATGGACTTTTGTTCAGGCTTTTTTTTATGTTCTGATGGTAAGAAAAGGGCATGCTTGTTTTTAAGAAAGGGACCCTTAACGAACATAAAGAATGCAAATCATTGCATCACAAATATATCGACAAAGATACTGCCGGGTCTGGTCCAAAGAGAATAAAACGGAGGTACGGAAATGGAACAGACAAAAAATTGGGGTTTTTGGTTATTGACGGCTTTTGTCGTCGGAAATATGGTGGGTTCAGGCATCTTTATGCTACCAAGTACGCTCGCACAGCATGCAAGTCCTTTAGGTGTGACGATGGCATGGCTTGTAACAGGCGGCGGTGTGTTAATGATTGCACTTGTATTTGGGCATTTGTCCATTCATAAGCCGCATCTTACTGCTGGACCACAAAGTTATGCAAGGGCGCTTTTTAAAGACCCGAAGAAAGGAAAAGCGGCTGGTTTTACAATGGTATGGGGGTATTGGGTTGCCAGTTGGATTAGTAATGTTGCCATCATTACTAGCCTTACTGGTTATTTAACAACATTTTTCCCCATTTTAACAGTGAAGACAGTGATATTTACCTTTGGGAAAGAAGCCATTACACTCGGGCAACTCATGACCTTTATTGTATGTACACTTCTGTTATGGGGAACACATACAATCTTAGTGACGAGCTTAAGTGTAGCTAGTAAACTAAACTTTATTACGACATTTTCAAAGGTGCTTGGGTTTGTCCTATTTATCGTGGCAGGCTTGTTTGCTTTTCAGACCGCATTATTTGAGCATTATTACTTCCAGGTTGCGGCCAAAGGGGAAGGGATGCTTGGAGTTGGCGGCCAAATTCATCATGCGACGATCTCCACGTTATGGGCATTTATTGGAATTGAATCAGCTGTGATTTTATCAGGAAGAGCTTCTTCTCAGCGCGACGTTAAGCGTGCAACAATTACAGGTCTTTTGATTGCCCTTTCGATTTACATGATTATTACGCTTATTACAATGGGTGTACTTCCGCACGATCAATTACAAAGCTCAGATAAACCGTTTGTGGATGTGCTTCAGCTAATTATTGGACCGGCTGGTGGAATTGTCATGGCACTACTTGCCATCATTTGTTTATTTGGGTCTATGCTTGGCTGGATTCTACTCGGTTCAGAAGTGCCATATCAAGCAGCGAAGGCAGGAGATTTCCCAGCGGTATTTGCGAGAACAAATAAAAAGGGAAGCCCTGCATTTGCCTTGACTGTCACAAATATCATGTCACAGTTGTTCATTTTTTCAGTGATGTCACGTACCATTAATGAAGCTTTTACCTTTTTAACGACATCAGCGACACTTGCCTATTTAATTCCATATATCGTGTCGTCGATCTACAGCCTTAAGGTGATTATGCAAGGTGATACGTATGACATTCAAAAAGGAAATCGCAAAAGAGACGGTGTCATCGCACTAGTCGCAATGGGATATTCCATTTGGGTGATTATATCGGGCACAGCAGATTTCAAAACATTCGGTCTCGGGATTGGCTTGTTCTTAATTGGCATCTTGCTCTATCCATTCATGTCTAAAGGATTTGCAAAAGAAACGGAATAGGTAGACGTTTCTCCAAAACTGGAGAAACGTCAGATTGTAGAGAAACTCCTGTTTTTCTACAATCTTTTTTATTTTTAACGTATGTATGATGTATCCTAAGCGCTTTTGTTACTTTTGGTTTGAGTTCAGCAATTTGGCAATTGTGTTGATTGAAAGAGTTCTTAAATATGGAATCAGTTGCAGCGGCAGTGGTCTTCCCAAGTGTTTTGAGACCCCCATAGTAGCTTTCTGCAAGGAGAACGATTCGTTTTTCCAAAAGTTCTTTCCTATCCGCTTAATGGTGATAATGATTATCAATATCACTATTATCTTAACATGAAATCAATAAAAATGCATTGCTTTCTCTCTCACCATGTGAAAATGATGAAATAATCCTGTTTTTTTAAATGGAACTGAAGAAAAAGTATCATAACAGGATTTCAAAAAGAAAAGAAAGTGATATACTATAATTCGAGATTGATAATCATTATCACTAATGAGGAAGAGAAGTGAATGGAAAGGAAGAGACTGGTTTTGGGCGCACAATCAAATAAACAGCTTTCAACTAAAGACGAAGCGATTGACATAGTAACGAAGCCCTTTGGAACAGCAATTGTTGTCATCTTAGGGATTATTGCTTTAGCATTTGGTCTTTTTTTATCAGTATCGTTAGGAGCGGCAAATATCCACTTACACACTGTGTGGGAAGCCGTTTTTCATTTTGATCAACATCAAACATCTCATCAAATTATCAAGGAATTAAGATTGCCGCGTACGGTTGGAGCAGCACTTGTAGGAGCCTTTCTAGCTATATCGGGGGCAATGATGCAAGGGATGACAAGGAACGCACTCGCATCTCCTGAAATTATGGGGGTGACAAATGGTTCCGCATTTGCGATCGCCATTGCGTTTGCTTTTTTCCCAGACCAATCTTCATTTACATTGATTTTATGGTCATTTGTTGGAGCGGCATTTGGTGCAAGCCTCGTCTTTGGTGTCGGTACTCTTTCAAAAGGTGGACTGACGCCAGTGAAGTTAGCATTAGCTGGTACGGCAGTTAGCGCATTCCTTAGCTCGATCTCCTCAGCCATTGCCATTCGATTTGATGTCGCTCAGGATATGAGCTTCTGGTACGCTGGTGGCGTTGCAGGTGTGAATTGGAACAATATTAAGGTCATCATTCCTGTTGCGATTTTAGGCTTCATCATCGCCATGGTGCTTGCCCGCTCGATCACCGTCCTCAGTTTAGGTGATGAATTAGCAAAAGGGCTTGGACAGTACACGAAAGCAGTCAAGGTACTTGGGATATTGGTTGTCATCCTTTTGACAGGTGCAGCCGTTTCGGTCGCAGGCTCTATTGGTTTTATCGGGCTTGTGATTCCTCATGTTACTCGTTTCCTTGTCGGGGTCGATTATAGATGGATTATTCCATGCTCAGCAATTTTAGGGGCTGTTCTTTTAATTTATGCAGATATTGTGGCAAGACTCGTCAATGCGCCATTTGAAACACCAGTCGGCGCAATTACAGCGATCATAGGCGTTCCTTTCTTCTTATATTTGGCTAGACGTGAAAGGAGCGGAATTTAGATGGAAATGGTGCAACATGCAAAACAAAAGAAATTTAAACGAACCATGTGGTGGATCTTTTTCGCTATCATGGTCGTGTTTCTCATTAGCTTAAACACTGGAGAAATCCAGATTTCTCCTATAAATACATTGAAAACACTTTTTGGGTTTGGAAGTGAAATGGATGAACTTGTTTTGTTTGAATTCAGGCTTCCAAGAATGGTCATTGCCCTACTCGTTGGCGCTTCGATCGCTGTGTCAGGTGCAATCTGGCAGGGCGTGTCTCAAAACGGTCTAGCAGATCCCGGCATTCTTGGTGTGAATGCGGGTGCGGGTTTTGCAGTTGTTCTGTTTATCTTTTCATTCCAAGGCTCTATGTCAAACTTGGGGGAATTCGCCATCTTTGTGTTGCCGCTATTCGCTTTTGCAGGTGCAGGGTTTGCTGCATTTCTAATTTATGTGTTAGCGTGGAAAAAAGGAATTACACCTGTGCGACTGATTTTGACTGGAATTGGTGTGAATGCTGCGTTTTCAGCAGCCATTGTGGTTATTCAATTAAAAATGAGTCCAAATGATTTTAACCAAGCGATTATCTGGTTGTCTGGAAGCATTTGGGGTTCAAGCTGGACATACGTGATATCCGTCTTGCCTTGGATGTTAATTTTTATCATGTTAGCGATTTTGAGAGCGCGTTATTTAAATATCATGAATTTGGGTGATCAACTGTCTTATGGACTCGGGATATCTGTTCATAAAGAGAGAAGCTTGATGATGCTGATTGCTGTTGCATTAGCTGGAGCGAGTGTCGCTGTCGCAGGAAGTATTTCCTTCTTAGGCTTAGCTGCACCGCACTTGGCTAGAAAGCTTGTTGGACCTAAGCATCAGTTAATGATTCCTACTACTGCTATGATTGGAGCGCTGCTATTATTACTGGCGGATACAGTTGGCCGTGTGATACTTGCACCATCAGAGGTCCCTGTTGGGCTTGTGGTCTCTGCTTTGGGCGCACCTTATTTTATTTATTTATTAATGAAAACGAACTAAATAAGAAAGGAGAGGACAACAGATGAAATCGCTCGAAACTAAAGAGCTTTGTATAGGCTATCATGACCGTTTGATTGTCGAGGATTTAAATATCAGTATCCCAAAAGGAAAGGTGACCACATTGATAGGACCAAATGGCTGCGGGAAATCAACGATCTTAAAAACGATGTCCCGTATTATGAAGTCATATAAAGGAGCCGTTTATTTAAATGGTCAGGCGATCCAGAAGACACCAACAAAAGAGATTTCAAAACAAATGGCCATCTTGCCGCAAACCCCCGAAGCACCAAGTGGACTGACCGTATATGAGCTTGTATCATATGGACGTTTCCCGCATCAAAATGGATTTGGCCGCTTATCCAATGAGGATAAACGTCTCATAAGATGGGCACTTGAGGAAACGGGGATGATTGCTTTTCATGATCGCCCAATTGAAGCTCTCTCAGGTGGACAACGTCAGCGAGTATGGATTGCCATGGCGCTTGCACAGGAAACAGAGTTGCTGTTACTAGATGAGCCAACGACTTATTTGGATCTTGCACACCAGCTTGAGATTCTTCAGCTATTAGAACGCTTAAATCGGGAGCAAGGTCGTACATTGCTCATGGTCATCCACGATCTCAATCACGCAGCCCGTTTTTCACATTACATGGTGGCACTCAATCAAGGAAAAGTAATCAAAGAGGGAACGCCTCATGAAGTCATGACAAAAGAGGTACTTGGTCAGGTCTTCCACATTGATGCAGAAATTGTCCTTGATCCTAGAACAAACAAGCCTATTTGTTTAACATATGATTTGATGAATCATGAAAGAAAGCTAGAAGCTGTGAACGGATGAAAAGATGTACGAGAAACTCGGTGCTTATACCGGGTTTTTTTCGTATTGAGGATTCTTTGTTCATCTCATTTTCCCAAATGATATTTTTTACTTTTATGCAGAAAAGAGTTACTTTTTTACTGTAGACAATGGTAATATACGGATAGAGATCATAGCTAGAAAGGAAAGAGATGCGTGGAAACAGCAAAAATATTGATTGCAGATGACGAAGAAGCAATTGTAAAAATGGTTGAACGCGTATTACAAAAAGAGGGATTCCAGCATATTTATAAAGCCTACCATGCAGATGAAGCATTAGATGTTGTCAAAAACGAAGATATTCATCTCTTACTTATAGATGTTATGATGCCCGGCAAGTCTGGCTTTGACGTTCTTCCTGAAATGAGAAAATATACGAAAGCACCCATTTTCTATTTGACTGCAAGAACGTCTGATGTAGATAAATTAACAGGCTTTGCACAAGGTGCAGATGATTATATTACTAAGCCATTTAACCCGTTAGAGCTTGTTGCCAGAATTAAAGCGCACTTAAATCGAACATATATCTCCTTACAGGAAGAACAAGAAGAGAATCATAGCCAATATGAGTATGCACATTTCTCTTATCATCCGCATGCTGCAGAACTAAAAGTAAGAGGTGAGGTGACCGCATGCTCTGCCCAGCTTTTATCCTTGCTGAAATTCTTTTGTGACCATCCGAATGAGGTTCTTTCAAAAGATCAAATCTACGAGAAAGTATGGGGTGTGCCATCTTATGGTGATAACAACACCGTCATGGTTCATATTCGAAAGCTAAGAGAAAAAATTGAATTAGACCCGAGCCAGCCAGAATATATTGTGACCATTCGTGGTATGGGCTATAAATTTATTCCTCATCCTGTGAAGGTCCTCAGTTAATTCATGAATTTACGAACAAAACTTTTCTTTCATTTTGTCGGGCAAATGTTTATTGTCATTGCGATCCTGCTGATCGGGAATACTTTCTCTGAGAATCTATACTATAAAAAACATTATGAAAATATAGCAGAGACCGGTTTAGCAAAGGCTGATGGAGATACACTCATGAGCTGGCTTTACTTTAATGAAGACGGAAAAATGGAAGCAGATGATCAGCTCAAACAAGCAGTGAAAAAGCGTGACGGCTGGCTGCAAGTGATAGATTCAAAAAAACATAACATATACAGTTACCATCTACCTAAAAATATTCCAACATCCTATCAAAAGGATGAAATGATTAAGATATTTGAAAAGAGACAATTTAAAGATTACAAGATGTACTTCTGGCCAATAGAAATTGATCAAAAGAATTATATCGTGCTATATGGTTTCAAAACGAACAGCACCAAGGTAGCGAATTATTTAAAACAACATGAGAAAAATCTAGCTGCACTTTCCCAATACTCAAGTGAAACAAAAGACTATTTGAAAAGAATGAACGGTTCTGTTCATTTATTTAACGAAGAAGGGAAATATCTGAAAGGTATTCGAGCAAAAGATGATTTTAAAGATAATGTAACGGACGTTGAGTTGCTCAAATATCAATCAAAACCTTGGGAATTTAGAAGTGACCTGACTTACATCAAAGTGAATAAAGACTTATATATGATCGTATCAGTGCCAAATAAAGTGTACAGTCCAGACGAACTTTATGATAAAGAGACAGAAGCGTTAAATCAATATACGACCATCCTCATCGCTGGACTTGCGCTCACCATCATTATTGTGATGACCCTATGGTACTCATATCGTTACGGATTACCGATCTATCATATTATTCGCTGGCTGATTTTCTTATCAAGAAATAAATTGCAGGAGCCAACCAATAGAAAAGGGATTCCTGTCAGTAAAAATAAAAAGGGACGCATCAAACGGGAATATCGGTTGTTTGAGGATATTCTGAAAACAATGGACCAATTGACTCATACCTTAAAAGAAAATGAAGCAAACCGAAGAAAAATCCAAACAACAAGGGAAGAATGGATTGCTGGCTTGTCTCATGATTTAAAAACGCCTCTTAGTACGATATATGGTTATGGACTGATGCTAGAATCAAATCAATACCAATGGTCCAAGGAAGAAGTCATGGAAATAGGACAGGTGATTCGTGAGAAATCAGAATACATGTCGACATTGATTGAGGATTTAAACCTCACATACCGATTGAAAAACGGAGCGCTGCCAATTAATCGAAAACCAGTGGAGCTTGGTGAGTTCTTAGCATCTATCATGGACGAGTTTGCAAGGAGCTCATTTTCTGAACATTATCCTTCATCTTTTGAAAATCAAACAGACGGTGTCATTTTTGAGATCGACAAAGCTTGGTTTAGACGAGTCATTGAGAACTTGTTAGCTAATGCAGTCAAGCATAATCAAAAAGGGACTCATATTAAAACCACTTTATCTGAAACGAATGAGGAAGTTCGGATCGAAATTAAAGACAACGGGCGTGGTATGGCACAAGAAACGGTTGAGCACTTGTTTAACCGTTATTACAGAGGGACAAACACAAACGATTCATCGAACGGAACAGGTCTCGGGCTAGCGATAGCGAAAGAACTTGTTTTGCTACACAACGGTGATATCCAAGTTGAAAGTGAAATAGAGTTAGGAACAACTATTGCGATTATCCTAAAAAAATCATCGCCTGTAAAATAGTCAAAAAGCGATTTCCTTTTCAAGAGGAGGTCGCTTTTTCCTATTTTAGGATTGAAATAGATGTTGTAAACGATTACAATAAAATTGTTAACGTGAACAAATCAATTTTATTACATAGTGAGATGGGGGAGTTTGATGAAAGTTTTTTTAGATGACCAGTTTTTATTAAACAGTCAAACGGCGGAAAAGTTATATCATGAGTTTGCGAAAGACCTTCCTATTATTGATTACCATTGTCATTTAAGCCCAAAGGAAATCTATGAAAATAAATCGTTTCAAAATATAACGGAAGCATGGCTTTACGGAGATCACTACAAGTGGCGTGTCATGAGGGCAAATGGCATTCCTGAAACGCATATAACAGGTGATGCATCAGATAAGGAGAAATTCTTAGCGTGGGCGAAAACAGTTCCAATGACGATAGGAAATCCTTTATATCACTGGACTCACTTAGAGCTAAGGCGATATTTTGATGTAGAAGAGCTTTTGAATGAAGAGAATGCGGAATTGATTTGGCAGAAGGTGAATGAAAAGCTGCAAGGAGATGGCTTTGGCGCTAGAGATTTTATTGTGAAATCGAATGTCGAAACAGTAGTGACAACAGATGATCCGATCGACTCTCTTTTGTATCATCAAAAACTGCGGGATGAAGGGTTTTCTGTGCAAGTGTTGCCAGGATTTCGACCGGATAAGGCACTAGATATTACGAATGATTTTTTTGTTGAGTATGTTCGTCAACTTGCGAAGGCCTCAGCGACACCGATACAATCCTACCAAGATTTTTTGAAAGCGCTTAATATAAGAGTGGATTTTTTTCATGAACAGGGCTGTCTGATCTCAGATCATGCGATCAATGAAGTTGCTTTTGAAGAAACAACAGAAGAAGAGGTAGAGGTCATATTTGATAAAAGGTTTTCTGGTCATCCATTAACTGAGGAAGAGACGATCAAATTTAAGACACATACATTGATCTTTCTCGGGAAGGCGTACTGTGAGCGAGGTTGGGTGATGCAGCTTCATATCAACGCCCTCAGAAATAACAACACAAAAATGTTTGAGCAGCTAGGACCAGATACGGGTTATGATGCGATGAATGACCAGGATATTGCGAAGCCGCTTTGCCGACTTTTAGATCAATTAGAAAGAGAAGATGCGCTGACAAAAACCATTCTCTATTCTTTGAATCCGAGAGACAATGTGGTGATTTCGACCTTAGCTGGAAGCTTTCAGGATGGAAAAACACCTGGGAAAATACAGCATGGTACTGCATGGTGGTTTAATGATACAAAGCAAGGAATGACAGAGCAAATGATGGCTCTTTCCAGTATCGGGCTGATTAGCCGATTTATTGGCATGCTGACGGACTCACGAAGTTTTCTTTCTTATACAAGACATGAATATTTCCGCAGATTGCTTTGCGATATTATAGGAGATTGGGTGGAAAAAGGTGAAGCACCATATGATCTCTCGCTGCTAGGAGGAATGGTCAAAAGAATTAGCTATGAGAATGCAAAGCAATATTT includes the following:
- a CDS encoding HAMP domain-containing sensor histidine kinase; amino-acid sequence: MNLRTKLFFHFVGQMFIVIAILLIGNTFSENLYYKKHYENIAETGLAKADGDTLMSWLYFNEDGKMEADDQLKQAVKKRDGWLQVIDSKKHNIYSYHLPKNIPTSYQKDEMIKIFEKRQFKDYKMYFWPIEIDQKNYIVLYGFKTNSTKVANYLKQHEKNLAALSQYSSETKDYLKRMNGSVHLFNEEGKYLKGIRAKDDFKDNVTDVELLKYQSKPWEFRSDLTYIKVNKDLYMIVSVPNKVYSPDELYDKETEALNQYTTILIAGLALTIIIVMTLWYSYRYGLPIYHIIRWLIFLSRNKLQEPTNRKGIPVSKNKKGRIKREYRLFEDILKTMDQLTHTLKENEANRRKIQTTREEWIAGLSHDLKTPLSTIYGYGLMLESNQYQWSKEEVMEIGQVIREKSEYMSTLIEDLNLTYRLKNGALPINRKPVELGEFLASIMDEFARSSFSEHYPSSFENQTDGVIFEIDKAWFRRVIENLLANAVKHNQKGTHIKTTLSETNEEVRIEIKDNGRGMAQETVEHLFNRYYRGTNTNDSSNGTGLGLAIAKELVLLHNGDIQVESEIELGTTIAIILKKSSPVK
- the uxaC gene encoding glucuronate isomerase, with amino-acid sequence MKVFLDDQFLLNSQTAEKLYHEFAKDLPIIDYHCHLSPKEIYENKSFQNITEAWLYGDHYKWRVMRANGIPETHITGDASDKEKFLAWAKTVPMTIGNPLYHWTHLELRRYFDVEELLNEENAELIWQKVNEKLQGDGFGARDFIVKSNVETVVTTDDPIDSLLYHQKLRDEGFSVQVLPGFRPDKALDITNDFFVEYVRQLAKASATPIQSYQDFLKALNIRVDFFHEQGCLISDHAINEVAFEETTEEEVEVIFDKRFSGHPLTEEETIKFKTHTLIFLGKAYCERGWVMQLHINALRNNNTKMFEQLGPDTGYDAMNDQDIAKPLCRLLDQLEREDALTKTILYSLNPRDNVVISTLAGSFQDGKTPGKIQHGTAWWFNDTKQGMTEQMMALSSIGLISRFIGMLTDSRSFLSYTRHEYFRRLLCDIIGDWVEKGEAPYDLSLLGGMVKRISYENAKQYFQFERAGQSMHRSKTT